The DNA window CTTTCGCCAGGCCAGGCGGTCATCTGGGCAGCCTTCTTCAACTTCGTGGCGGCCTTTACGGTAGGGACCCATGTGGCCAAGACGGTGGGGAAGGGGATGGTGGACCCCGCGGGCATCACCGTTTACGTCATCCTGGCCGCCCTCTTGGCCGCTATCCTCTGGGACCTGATCACCTGGTATTACGGCCTTCCGACCAGTTCCTCCCACGCCCTGATCGGTGCCTTCGGCGGTGCCGCCGTGGTCCACGGCGGATGGAAGGTGCTGATCCTGGCGGGTTTCCAGAAGACCATCCTGTTCATCTTCCTGTCGCCCATCCTGGGGCTCATCCTCGGCTACATTTTCATGACATTGGTCTTCAATCTCTTCAACCGCTTCACGCCCTCGGCGGTGGACGGGATCTTCCGGATCGGGCAGTTCTTCTCGGCGGCGGCCTATAGCATCGGGCATGGGGCCAACGACTCCCAAAAGACCATGGGCATCATCGTGGCCCTGCTCCTGGCGGCCCGGCGGCCTGAATGGGCCTACCACGCGGGGAGCGAGGAGATCGCCTGGTGGATCATCGTCTGTTGTTATGCCGCCATGGCCCTGGGGACCATGTCGGGCGGTTGGCGCATCGTCAAGACCATGGGCCAGAAGATCACCAAGTTGAAGCCCGTGGGCGGCTTCTGCGCCGAGATGGGCGGGGCGATCTCGCTCTTCATCGCGGCCTCCATGGGGGTCCCGGTCTCCACGACCCACACCATCACCGGCGCCATCATCGGGGTGGGGAGCACGACCAAGTTCTCCTCGGTCCGTTGGGGCGTGGCGGGACGGATCGTCTGGGCCTGGATCCTGACCATCCCGGCTTCCGCCCTTGTCGCCGCCCTGTTCCAGTACGCCTTCATTTCCTGGGGATGGAACTGATCACTGCAGGATGGTGATCTCGCTGGTCGAGGAACGGCCCGCGTCGTCCAGGCAGACCACCCGGTGCTTTCCGGGGGCCGGAACGTAGAAGACCTTCTGTTCCGGCGGGCCCGACCCCGCCAATTTCCCGTCCACCAGCCAGTAGACCTTCTTCACATTGGAGTAGACCGAGGCCAGGAGCAGGATCTTCTGGTCCTCCCGGGCGATGCCGGGCCTGAGGCTGAACTCGGTCTTGTCCTCGGGGGAATGGATGTGGGGCGCGGACCCGTCCTCGGGCCTCTGGCACCAGGAAGCGTGAGGGGGAAGGGTCTTGAGGGGATAGCCCGCCCGCCGGAGCCAGGTGGCGATCCAAGCGGGCCAGACCTCGAAGGGTTTCTCATAACACTTACGCCCCTTCTCGCAGGCGCTGCAGACCAGCTCGCCCGTCAGGGCGTCGACCTTGCGCATCTGATGGAAGGTGCATTCCCGGGTCGAGGAGACGTTCTTGAGGTAATAATCGGTGGTCCTTTCCGAACAGGCCTGTCCCGGGGGCGCCCCGCTCAGGGCGCAGACCTCCCGGATGCCGACGTCGTCGGGCCGGCGGAACCATCCACCCGGTTCCAATTGGTCCAAGGCCCTGAAAATATGGAAGAGAAGGGGGGCGGCCGCGGTGCCGCCCACCAGGTCCCGCGACCCTTCGCCCGTGAAATTCCCCGTCCAGACCCCGACGGTGAACCGGGAGTTATAACCGATGCTCCAGGCATCCTTGTAGCCATAGGAAGTCCCGGTCTTCCAGGCGATCTTGGGGGCGTCGGCCAGGCTCTCCCAGGTGTCGGGGAAATCCGGGCGGTGGACGTCGGTCAGGATCTCGGAGACCAGGTAGCAGGCGCCGGGGGAGAGGATGGGGCCCAGATCCTCCCCCTCCAGGTCCTTCAGGAAAGAGGCCTTCTTCAGGTCGCCGCCCCGGGCGAGACAGCTGTAGAACTCGCAAAGCTCCACCAGGCTCACCTCGCAGGCACCCAACACGATCGGAAGACCATAGTAATAGGGATTCGGGTTCAGGCCCCGGACCCTGTCCCGGGCGAGCAGGGTGTAAAGGCCGTCGGGCCCCAGCCGATGGTTGAGGATGACCGCCGGGACGTTGAGCGATTGAGCGAGGGCGTTGCGGGCGCTGACCACCCCGGCGTATTTCCCGTCGAAGTTGGAGGGTTGGTATCCGTCGTAGGAAATGGGCACATCCTCCAGGAGGGTCCGGGGCGTGATCATGCCCTTGTCCATGGCCAGGGCGTAAAGCAGCGGCTTCAAGGTGGAACCGGGCGACCGAGAGGCCAGGGCCCCGTTGACCTGGCCCTGGTAGCGGTCGTCCTGGAAATCCCCGGACCCGACCATGGCCAGGACCTGGGCGGTCTTGTTGTCCATCACCACCACGGCGGCCTGGTGGATCTGGGAGGCGGCCAGGATCCGCAGGTGCCGCTCGGTCAGGCTCTGGCAGATGGACTGGATCCGCCGGTCCAAGGGCGTGCGGATGTCGGCCGCCCGGGGGGAGGAGGACTTGACCCAATCGGTGAAATGGGGGGCCTCGAAAGGGAACTCCCGTTCGGCCACGGGGTTCTCCTCCCGCAGGGCCAGTTTCAGGTCGTTCGGGGAAAGGGCCCCGAGGACGGCCAGCTTATGGAGGACCTGGTCCCGGCGGAAGCGGGCCGCCCCGTAATTGCGGTCCAAACGATAGCCGTTGGGGGATTTGGGGATGACCGTCAGTAACGCCGCCTGGGAATAGCTCACCCGGGAAGGCGGTTCATGGAAATAAGCGAGGCAGGCCGACCGCACCCCCACCAGGTTGCCGCCATAGGGGGCCAGGTTCAGGTAAAGTTCGAAGATCCGGTCTTTGGGAAGATGCCATTCCAATTGGAGGGCCCGAAGCACCTCCAGGGCCTTGGAGGAATAGGTCCTCTCCTTGGGCTCCAGGAGCCGGGCGACCTGCATGGTGAGGGTGGAGCCGCCGCAGACCACCTTTCCCGCCCGGTGGTTGGTCCAGAATGCCCTGATAAGGGAGAAGGGGTTGATCCCCGGGTGCCAATAGAACCAGCGGTCCTCGTAATAGAGGATCGAGCGCCGCAGGGGTTCGGAAACATCCTCCAACCTGCATTTGAGCCGCCATTCGTTGCGGCTGTCGCTGAAGATCCGAAGGGGGACGCCTTGGGTGTCGGAGACGACCGTGGAATAGTCCTGGAGCGCCCGGTCGAGGGGGAGCGGGAAGAGCAGGTCCAGCAGCTTGAACGACAGGAGGAAGGCCAGGAAAAACCGGGCCTTCCGGGAAGCGGCCAGGGTCTCCAGGGCGGGCCGGGCCACCGCCCAGGCCCGCCGGGACCTCTGCTTCCATTCGCGCCGCAAGGCCAAAGCGATCCTCCGCCGGGTCCGGTTACTGGCGCAGTACGGTCACGCCGCCGGCGTCGGAGATGCTGGTGACGGCCGGGTCGTACATGGACTCCACCTTGACCGGGGGCAGTTGGAACTGGCCGGCGGTCACGGCCCGCAAGGTGTAGTAATAACGGTAGGTCTGCCCGGTGCCCAAGGGCAGGAAGAAGATCACCCGGTCATCCCGCAGGTCCAGGAAGTCGACGGGGGTCTTGCCGTTCTCCTGGGAGACCCAGGGAAGCACCTCCCGGGATTCCAGCCGTGGGTTCTCCACCTCGAAGCCGGCCGGGAGCAGGTCCACGACCGCCAGGTTCTTGTAGTCGTCCTTGGCGCCCGAGACCGTGACCTCGGCCACGATCATCTGGCCCTGGGCGACCTTGGAAAGGTCCAGGTTCCCGCCGTCCCGGTCCTTGTAGACGCGGCGCACCGAGATGTCATTGTCGTAGGAGGTCACCGGCCCGTTCCCCTGGACCACGCCGTCCGCTTCCCAGAAATAGAAGGCGGTGCCTTCGCCCTGGGTCTCGATCTCCACCTTCTGGCCGCCCATATCCTCGCCCCGCACCTCGACGGTCGATTTCGAGTCAAAGGAGCGGACCTTCTTGCCGCCGATGCGGATCTCGCCGGTGAAAGTGCCGGTGGAAAGCTTGGTGAAGGTCTTGCCCAACGCCATCAGGGCGAAGGAGGTCTCCTGGGTGTTGTACCAGCGGCCCATGCGCGAATGGGTGTTGAGGAACTTGAGGAGGGACGGGATGGCCGGGTGTTCCCCATCCAGTTCCACGTAGGCGTCCAGGAGCATGGCGGCCTCCCGGACGTCCGAGTTGAAGTAGCCGCCCGTCTCCCGTTTGCCGTCGTTGTTGGGTCTGGCGTTGGCCGGCAGGATGGACCGGGCCGTCTTGGGGTCCCCGGCGTGGATATAGGCCAGCGCCAACTGGGCGCGGGAGTAGAGGGGGAGCTGGTTGAGTTTCTGCTCCCGGAAATAGTTCATGGTGCCCATGTCCGGATCCCCGAGGAGGGAAAGGACATAGCAGGCATAGACGCGGGTGTTCTCCCCCCAACCGTCGTAATAGGAGTAGTAATCCCGCTGCTCGTCGCCCCGGGCCACGGACCGGAGGTTGTGGGTGATGCCGTCGATGACCCGGTCGGAGACGTCATAGCCCTTGAGCTTGGCCTCGGCCAGGAAATGGGAGGCGTAAACGCTGCACCAATAGTTGCTGTAGGAGCCTCCCGGCCAGTAGCTGAAGCCGCCCCTGGAATCCATCATGGATTCGATCTTGCGGATACCCTCCCCGACGAAGTAATCCGCCGAGTTGTTCTTGAACAGGTCCGGGGCCGCCACCTTGGCCACTTCGTTGAAATAAAGGAGGGGGAAAGCGGCGGAGGTGGTCTGTTCGATGCAGCCATAGGGGTAATGCAGGAGATAGGCGAGGCCCCCCATGTAACGCATGGTCGGCAGGCCCGAAAGGACCAGGGAATAGCGGTCGGTGCCCTGGACCAGCTTGTCCGGGAGGTCGAAGGAAACGGCCTTGCCGGGCGGGACCGAGCCCGAACCGCCGAAGTTCTCGATCGGGCGCGCGGGCCGCACGGGGATGGATGTGACCTGGCTCACCGACGCTCCCAAACCGTCGGCGGTCAAGGTGATGTCGGTCGGTTCCACCCGTTCCAGGACATGGGCCTGGAAGAGGACTTGGCCCATGGAAGAGGGGCCGATCTCCACCTCGGCGCTGGCGGGACCATCGACCTGCACGGGGCCGGAGGAGGACAGGTGGACGGTGACCTTGCCCTTTTGCTTGGTGCCGTTGAAGACGCCCACGGGGATCTCGAAGGAGTCGCCCATGGCCAGGAAGCGCGGCAGGTTGGGGGTGAGCACGATGGGGGAGCGCACGATGAGGGGCGATTCGGCTGCCCCGAAGCGGCTTCCCTTGAAGGCGACGGCCATGAGGCGCAGCTCGCCGTCGAACTGGGGCACCTGGAAGGTGACCGTGGCGTGGCCCAGCATGTTCGTCTTCACCAGACCCGACCAAAGGGCCACGGGCTTGACCCGTTTCACCTGCGGACGGGCCAGGTTCCTTTCGCGCCTGCCGTCGGAGCCGCCGGTAGGGCCCTTGCCCTTGGCGACCTCGGGAAGGACATAGGAATAAAGGTCCATAGGCACGGTCGCCAGACGGAGGGGACCGTAAAAGAAGTCATAGGGGTCGGGGGACCGGAAATCGGTCAACTGCAGGATGCCCGAATCCACCGCGGCCAGGATGACCTGGGCCCCGGGTTTGGCGTTGACCTCGACGGTCAGGGAGGTGAGCGGCCGGATCTCGGCGGGGGCCTTCAAGCTCACCGGGATACGGTCGGCCGGCTTCGAGACCATCATGCGCACCAGGCCGAAGGCGCGGGCCGGGGCGTGGGTCTCCATCGAATCGGTCGAACGGATGAGGGTGGCGGTCACGTAGACGTTGGGTTTGAACCGCTCGGGGACGGGGATCTGGATGACCCCGGTGTTCTCCGTCAGGGTGGCGGTGGTGTACCAATAGACGTCGTCCCGCTCGACGGTGACGAGGATCTTGCCGGGGAAGGGCGAGCGGACGCGTAGTTGGGCGATATCGCCGGGCGAGAACTCGCTCTTGTCCAGGCTCAGGTCCAACTTAT is part of the bacterium genome and encodes:
- a CDS encoding inorganic phosphate transporter, with protein sequence MAFIILMALSFDFLNGFHDAANSIATVVSTRVLSPGQAVIWAAFFNFVAAFTVGTHVAKTVGKGMVDPAGITVYVILAALLAAILWDLITWYYGLPTSSSHALIGAFGGAAVVHGGWKVLILAGFQKTILFIFLSPILGLILGYIFMTLVFNLFNRFTPSAVDGIFRIGQFFSAAAYSIGHGANDSQKTMGIIVALLLAARRPEWAYHAGSEEIAWWIIVCCYAAMALGTMSGGWRIVKTMGQKITKLKPVGGFCAEMGGAISLFIAASMGVPVSTTHTITGAIIGVGSTTKFSSVRWGVAGRIVWAWILTIPASALVAALFQYAFISWGWN
- the pbpC gene encoding penicillin-binding protein 1C — encoded protein: MALRREWKQRSRRAWAVARPALETLAASRKARFFLAFLLSFKLLDLLFPLPLDRALQDYSTVVSDTQGVPLRIFSDSRNEWRLKCRLEDVSEPLRRSILYYEDRWFYWHPGINPFSLIRAFWTNHRAGKVVCGGSTLTMQVARLLEPKERTYSSKALEVLRALQLEWHLPKDRIFELYLNLAPYGGNLVGVRSACLAYFHEPPSRVSYSQAALLTVIPKSPNGYRLDRNYGAARFRRDQVLHKLAVLGALSPNDLKLALREENPVAEREFPFEAPHFTDWVKSSSPRAADIRTPLDRRIQSICQSLTERHLRILAASQIHQAAVVVMDNKTAQVLAMVGSGDFQDDRYQGQVNGALASRSPGSTLKPLLYALAMDKGMITPRTLLEDVPISYDGYQPSNFDGKYAGVVSARNALAQSLNVPAVILNHRLGPDGLYTLLARDRVRGLNPNPYYYGLPIVLGACEVSLVELCEFYSCLARGGDLKKASFLKDLEGEDLGPILSPGACYLVSEILTDVHRPDFPDTWESLADAPKIAWKTGTSYGYKDAWSIGYNSRFTVGVWTGNFTGEGSRDLVGGTAAAPLLFHIFRALDQLEPGGWFRRPDDVGIREVCALSGAPPGQACSERTTDYYLKNVSSTRECTFHQMRKVDALTGELVCSACEKGRKCYEKPFEVWPAWIATWLRRAGYPLKTLPPHASWCQRPEDGSAPHIHSPEDKTEFSLRPGIAREDQKILLLASVYSNVKKVYWLVDGKLAGSGPPEQKVFYVPAPGKHRVVCLDDAGRSSTSEITILQ